Proteins from one Cellulosilyticum lentocellum DSM 5427 genomic window:
- a CDS encoding magnesium transporter CorA family protein has protein sequence MKQIYKTFDAGLKAIESFEEGAWINLINPTPQEINEISEAFNIEVNHILSALDEEERARIEVDDNCTVIIVDVPIKETEEGMGDYATIPMTIILGDKFIITTCLKNIQLLEDFSSGKIRGFFTYKKTRFILQLLYKNASYYLQYLRHIDRMSHKIEQELHKSMKNKELIQLLDLEKSLVYFTTSLRSNEIVLEKMMRMENVKQYPEDEDLLEDVIIENKQAIEMANIYSNILSGTMDAFASVISNNLNIVMKTLTSITIVMSVPTMIASFWGMNVIVPFQDGSPYAFVGIVAFSIALTVLLALFMIRKKLF, from the coding sequence ATGAAACAAATTTATAAAACATTTGATGCAGGGCTAAAAGCTATTGAATCCTTCGAAGAAGGCGCATGGATTAATTTAATTAATCCTACACCACAAGAGATTAACGAAATTTCTGAGGCTTTCAATATTGAAGTTAATCATATTTTATCCGCACTGGATGAAGAGGAAAGAGCTCGTATTGAAGTAGATGATAACTGTACAGTTATTATCGTAGACGTACCTATTAAAGAAACAGAAGAAGGTATGGGTGATTATGCTACCATTCCAATGACTATTATTTTAGGCGATAAGTTCATTATTACAACTTGCTTAAAAAATATTCAGTTACTAGAGGATTTTAGTTCTGGTAAAATTAGAGGTTTCTTTACCTATAAGAAAACAAGATTTATATTACAGCTTCTTTATAAAAATGCGTCTTACTACTTACAATACTTAAGACACATCGATCGTATGAGTCATAAGATTGAACAAGAGCTTCATAAATCTATGAAGAATAAAGAGCTTATTCAGCTTCTTGATTTGGAAAAGAGTTTAGTATACTTTACAACATCACTTCGTTCTAATGAAATTGTACTTGAGAAGATGATGAGAATGGAAAATGTAAAGCAATATCCAGAGGATGAAGATTTGCTAGAAGATGTTATTATTGAAAATAAACAGGCTATTGAGATGGCCAACATTTACAGTAACATTTTAAGTGGAACCATGGATGCATTTGCATCTGTTATTTCTAACAACTTAAATATTGTGATGAAGACTCTTACTTCGATTACTATTGTTATGTCTGTGCCAACAATGATTGCTAGTTTCTGGGGAATGAACGTTATAGTACCATTCCAAGATGGCAGCCCATATGCTTTTGTGGGAATAGTAGCTTTCTCAATTGCTTTGACAGTATTACTAGCATTATTTATGATTAGAAAAAAATTATTTTAA
- a CDS encoding HlyD family efflux transporter periplasmic adaptor subunit: MKAIIKNINELSDSKELYETKPNPFFAIFIGLLIGIVVAAIIWMYYGEIDIVSKGRGMIRPNEQLSIIRNKSGGVVNSSSLQEGKRVKAGDVLVTIDCAEQEVKKLQLQEVISEQEKILDNLRTLKKSIESSVNSFNSEHDEAYVQKYIQYEQDFETLKRSQIIDSQNEEIDLKQVNLNKASYTEKIKKAEKDIAGLETLKQSVNEEKSIFKDIDSIYAIEFETYLYDRDALKSKLEEAKTLYNLNVELDEQNLVAKEELKASKQKVGELKNQLDTQKLTLLKEVEEKIEANQTIIDTSTIENNKLIISEELLKNKVAKRKLALEQFKTGELVKLDNQIQELEVQYQSDKRNLEGIQIAIDDCTIRASIDGTLNVVQEINKGDLLTEGTELGKIIPVSDSIYKVEIFVPNNDIAGLKVGQEIEYQFDALSYREYGKIKGHITNISTDASQTELGGMSGYWITGSLEDVNLYSYKNEPADLKIGMSCNAYIITEQKKILYYVLEKINLKE, from the coding sequence ATGAAAGCCATTATTAAAAATATAAATGAGTTATCAGATAGTAAAGAACTCTATGAGACCAAACCTAATCCCTTCTTTGCCATTTTTATCGGACTATTGATAGGAATAGTTGTGGCAGCTATTATATGGATGTATTATGGGGAGATTGATATTGTATCTAAGGGTAGGGGCATGATTAGACCCAATGAACAATTAAGTATTATAAGAAATAAATCAGGTGGAGTTGTTAATAGTAGCAGTTTGCAAGAGGGAAAACGAGTAAAAGCTGGAGATGTCTTAGTAACAATTGACTGTGCAGAGCAGGAAGTAAAGAAATTACAGTTACAAGAAGTGATAAGCGAACAAGAGAAGATATTAGACAATCTAAGAACCTTGAAGAAAAGTATTGAAAGTAGCGTAAATAGCTTTAATAGTGAGCATGATGAAGCTTATGTACAAAAGTACATCCAGTATGAACAAGATTTTGAGACTCTAAAAAGGAGCCAGATAATCGATAGTCAAAACGAGGAGATAGACCTAAAACAGGTGAATTTGAATAAGGCAAGCTATACAGAAAAAATAAAAAAAGCAGAGAAAGATATAGCAGGCTTAGAAACGCTTAAACAATCTGTTAATGAGGAAAAGTCTATTTTTAAAGATATAGATAGTATCTATGCAATAGAGTTTGAGACATATCTGTATGATAGGGATGCTTTAAAGAGTAAATTAGAAGAGGCAAAAACACTTTATAACCTAAATGTAGAGTTAGATGAACAGAATTTGGTAGCCAAAGAAGAATTAAAAGCTTCTAAACAAAAAGTAGGGGAACTCAAAAATCAATTAGATACACAAAAGCTAACACTACTTAAAGAAGTGGAAGAAAAAATTGAAGCCAATCAAACTATAATAGACACATCTACTATAGAGAATAATAAACTAATTATTAGTGAGGAACTCCTGAAAAATAAAGTAGCCAAAAGAAAATTAGCACTTGAGCAGTTTAAGACAGGTGAACTAGTCAAGTTAGATAATCAAATCCAAGAACTAGAAGTTCAATATCAATCGGATAAGAGGAATCTAGAAGGTATACAGATAGCTATAGATGATTGTACTATACGTGCTTCCATAGATGGAACCTTAAATGTAGTACAAGAAATTAATAAAGGTGATTTATTAACGGAGGGAACAGAACTTGGGAAAATAATTCCCGTTAGTGATAGTATTTATAAGGTTGAGATCTTTGTTCCCAATAATGATATAGCAGGTCTTAAGGTTGGACAGGAAATCGAATATCAATTTGATGCACTTTCCTACCGCGAGTATGGCAAGATCAAGGGTCATATTACTAATATTTCTACAGATGCTAGTCAAACAGAATTAGGAGGAATGAGTGGTTATTGGATAACTGGTAGTCTAGAAGATGTAAATCTTTACAGTTACAAAAATGAGCCCGCTGATTTAAAAATTGGTATGAGCTGTAATGCATACATTATCACAGAACAAAAGAAAATATTGTACTATGTTTTAGAAAAAATCAATTTAAAAGAATAA
- a CDS encoding peptidase domain-containing ABC transporter, whose protein sequence is MAKYYCIMQYDMTDCGAACLATVCKQYGLSTPITKIREAAGTDTEGTNVAGMLEAAEKLGFSAKGVKGEPEALLGEFPLPAIAHVIKEGGLMHYVVVHKITKHEIIIADPADGIVTYSFEDFTRIWSGVLILLVPTSEFKKGKETKGLFERFLHLLKPQKGIVLQVFAASLLYTALGILGAFYMQFLLDDILPYNMSKTLNILSIGILILYTFQMLLSLFRSHLLLFLSQKLDIALLLGYYEHILKLPMNFFGTRRVGEIISRFQDAGHVRDAISGATLTIMIDTIMVIVGGIILYMQNALLFGITLVVALLYGVVVVSFNKTLKKGNKATMENNAQLTSYMVESLNGIQTVKVFNAEKKVGIETETKFIKLLRSIFKLSFTTNLQGFFKGLIELLGGVVILWIGANQVLQGDMSVGNLITYNSLLIYFLNPIKNLINLQPQLQTAMVAAERLGEILDLEIENGEEESRKMEPKHLEGEISYKNVTFKYGQRQNVLEEINLEIKPGERIALVGESGSGKTTLAKLLLNLYPLEEGEILIDNNNILDIKKEVLRTKIAYVPQETFLFSGTIMENLALGLERISMEEIVEASKMAKAHDFINELPLRYETLLDENGANLSGGQRQRLAIARAILKKPNILILDEATSNLDSITEAAIESTIRQLSRSMSTIIIAHRLSTIKLCDRIYVLDKGRIVETGTHKELVSIGGRYASLWREQISGLEVGEVN, encoded by the coding sequence ATGGCGAAATATTATTGTATCATGCAATACGATATGACAGACTGTGGAGCAGCATGCTTAGCAACAGTTTGTAAGCAATATGGACTCAGTACACCTATTACTAAAATTAGGGAAGCAGCAGGGACGGACACAGAAGGAACTAATGTAGCAGGTATGTTAGAGGCAGCTGAAAAGTTGGGATTTAGTGCTAAGGGGGTTAAGGGTGAACCAGAAGCATTATTAGGTGAGTTTCCTTTGCCAGCAATAGCTCATGTGATTAAGGAAGGAGGCTTAATGCATTATGTCGTTGTGCACAAGATCACTAAGCATGAAATCATCATAGCAGACCCAGCAGATGGTATAGTGACTTATAGCTTTGAAGATTTTACTCGTATATGGTCTGGGGTGCTTATTTTATTAGTGCCAACCAGTGAATTTAAGAAAGGAAAGGAAACAAAGGGCTTATTTGAGCGTTTTCTTCATTTACTTAAGCCACAAAAAGGTATTGTGCTACAAGTATTTGCGGCATCACTTCTTTATACAGCATTAGGCATATTAGGAGCATTTTATATGCAATTTTTACTAGATGATATTTTGCCCTATAATATGTCCAAAACTTTAAATATCCTATCCATTGGCATTCTAATACTTTACACTTTTCAGATGCTACTTAGTTTATTCAGGTCCCACTTATTACTTTTTTTGAGCCAGAAATTAGATATAGCTCTATTATTAGGTTATTATGAGCATATTCTAAAATTACCTATGAACTTTTTTGGGACAAGAAGAGTAGGTGAGATTATTTCTAGGTTTCAAGATGCAGGGCATGTAAGAGATGCTATATCAGGAGCAACGCTAACCATAATGATCGACACGATTATGGTAATAGTAGGAGGCATTATTTTATATATGCAAAATGCGCTACTGTTTGGAATCACCTTAGTGGTCGCTCTGCTCTATGGCGTGGTAGTAGTGAGTTTTAATAAAACCTTGAAGAAGGGCAATAAAGCTACCATGGAAAATAACGCACAACTTACTTCGTACATGGTGGAGTCACTAAATGGTATTCAAACCGTTAAGGTCTTTAATGCAGAGAAAAAAGTAGGGATAGAAACAGAAACAAAATTCATTAAGCTACTAAGAAGTATCTTCAAACTAAGTTTTACGACGAACTTGCAAGGCTTTTTTAAAGGCTTAATAGAATTACTTGGAGGCGTTGTCATATTATGGATTGGTGCCAATCAAGTCCTTCAAGGAGATATGTCCGTAGGTAATTTAATTACATATAATTCATTACTCATTTATTTTTTAAATCCTATTAAAAATTTAATTAATTTACAACCTCAGCTTCAAACAGCTATGGTTGCAGCAGAGCGATTAGGTGAAATCTTAGATTTAGAGATAGAAAATGGAGAAGAAGAATCTAGAAAGATGGAGCCAAAGCATTTAGAGGGAGAAATTTCTTATAAAAATGTCACTTTTAAATATGGCCAAAGGCAGAACGTGTTAGAAGAGATTAATTTAGAGATTAAGCCAGGAGAAAGAATTGCATTAGTAGGAGAAAGTGGTTCGGGTAAAACGACTTTAGCCAAACTATTACTTAATTTATACCCGTTAGAAGAAGGTGAAATATTAATAGACAACAATAATATCCTAGATATTAAAAAAGAGGTCCTTAGAACCAAGATTGCTTATGTCCCACAAGAAACCTTTTTATTCAGTGGGACAATTATGGAAAATCTAGCCCTAGGTTTAGAGCGTATCAGTATGGAAGAAATAGTAGAAGCATCCAAGATGGCTAAAGCACATGATTTTATCAATGAACTTCCACTAAGATATGAAACACTTCTAGATGAGAATGGTGCCAACTTATCAGGTGGTCAGAGGCAGAGGCTAGCTATAGCAAGGGCTATATTAAAGAAGCCTAATATTTTAATTTTAGATGAAGCTACTAGTAATTTAGACTCAATTACCGAAGCAGCTATAGAATCTACTATTAGACAGCTAAGTCGGTCCATGAGCACCATTATTATTGCACATCGATTAAGTACTATTAAATTATGTGATCGCATCTACGTATTAGATAAAGGAAGAATCGTAGAAACAGGGACACATAAGGAACTAGTAAGTATAGGTGGTAGATATGCATCCTTATGGAGAGAACAAATATCAGGATTAGAAGTGGGGGAGGTAAACTAA
- a CDS encoding sensor histidine kinase, whose protein sequence is MDKLDLLAGLINCFVMQSMCLNAFLDKAQLTRKRIIKYLLYVGVICAFMFITHQKVISGVLFFGVCFANFLFEGTFLNKVWVNFLGLAVIYGIGTLDWMLIDYIVEHYGHTWLENQIVTEIRCALEGTILWFLGKQSNIIYKASGQYKTVTRRQALAIILLTITAMYTLFICDAAYFGDIELLQSISVGTYILIFFICIIILILGINEEMNKLYYKWSNECMSEQLERQFKYYHKLEEINKETRAIKHDMRNHMIIIRSLAQQGELHKLEQYIAEMENTTERLDYMVHTGHSIVDAILNDKLQIAKEKNIQMEYEVKFSKQLGLDDMDLCVIFANSLDNAIEACERVEASRVKRIQMKAVCDRGYLFYNIKNTANGRVEIDHKKEIPTNKKDSINHGFGLANIRKSVQKNNGNINIISKEEEFYLEIDIPISYSVTA, encoded by the coding sequence TTGGATAAATTAGACTTACTAGCAGGTTTAATAAACTGTTTTGTGATGCAATCTATGTGTTTAAATGCTTTTTTGGATAAAGCTCAACTAACTAGAAAAAGAATTATAAAGTATTTACTTTATGTTGGCGTAATATGTGCATTTATGTTCATTACCCATCAAAAAGTTATATCAGGAGTATTATTCTTTGGAGTTTGCTTTGCTAATTTTCTTTTTGAGGGGACCTTTTTAAATAAGGTTTGGGTCAATTTTTTAGGCCTTGCGGTGATATATGGTATAGGTACCCTAGATTGGATGTTGATTGACTATATTGTAGAACACTATGGACATACTTGGCTTGAGAATCAAATAGTAACAGAGATAAGATGTGCTTTAGAAGGTACTATTTTATGGTTTTTAGGTAAACAAAGTAATATCATTTATAAAGCAAGTGGGCAGTATAAAACAGTTACTAGAAGGCAAGCTTTAGCCATTATATTACTTACTATTACTGCAATGTATACACTTTTTATATGTGATGCAGCTTACTTTGGTGATATTGAGCTCTTGCAAAGTATTAGTGTAGGGACTTATATCCTAATATTCTTTATTTGTATAATTATATTAATTTTAGGAATTAATGAAGAAATGAATAAGCTTTATTATAAATGGAGTAATGAATGTATGAGTGAGCAGCTAGAGAGGCAATTTAAATATTATCATAAGTTAGAAGAGATTAATAAAGAAACAAGGGCTATCAAGCATGATATGCGTAATCATATGATTATTATTAGGAGTTTAGCACAGCAAGGAGAATTACATAAGCTAGAGCAATATATTGCAGAAATGGAGAATACAACAGAGCGACTAGATTATATGGTTCATACTGGACATTCTATTGTAGATGCTATTTTAAATGATAAGTTGCAAATAGCTAAGGAGAAAAATATTCAAATGGAATACGAAGTAAAATTTAGTAAGCAGTTAGGCCTAGATGACATGGACTTATGTGTTATATTTGCTAATAGTTTAGATAATGCTATAGAGGCTTGTGAAAGAGTGGAGGCTAGTAGAGTCAAAAGAATTCAAATGAAAGCAGTCTGTGATCGAGGTTATTTGTTCTACAACATAAAAAATACTGCTAATGGTAGAGTGGAGATAGATCATAAGAAAGAAATTCCTACTAACAAAAAAGATAGTATTAATCATGGTTTTGGCTTGGCTAATATTAGAAAGAGTGTGCAAAAAAATAATGGTAATATCAATATTATAAGTAAAGAAGAGGAGTTTTACTTAGAGATAGATATACCTATTAGTTATAGTGTAACAGCTTAG
- a CDS encoding LytR/AlgR family response regulator transcription factor, with protein sequence MFRIFVCDDEEVFRKHLEALLEEYLKSRVKQYEIQYFSSAEELLKANYEQCDVFCLDVEIENSINGITLAKKIRQKNLKADIIFTTSHPEEAHCAFEVNTLRYLLKPIQKEQLFKTFDLILKKRKEKLSKLITLNQGQRFFQIPFADIIYFETVDRKLRAVTSQKEYIIDNKINEVDKFVADKGFFRIHKSYLINLAYVKEYDQATVTMQNGDVVYMSRLRIKAFKESFRLYLKEAHRLG encoded by the coding sequence ATGTTCAGGATTTTTGTGTGTGATGATGAAGAAGTCTTCCGTAAACATTTAGAAGCGCTTTTAGAAGAGTACTTAAAAAGTCGTGTAAAGCAATATGAAATACAATATTTCTCTTCAGCTGAAGAACTCTTAAAAGCTAACTATGAACAGTGTGATGTATTTTGCTTAGACGTTGAAATAGAAAACAGTATTAATGGCATAACATTAGCAAAGAAAATACGTCAGAAAAATTTAAAAGCAGACATCATCTTTACAACTAGCCATCCAGAAGAAGCTCATTGTGCTTTTGAAGTTAACACACTTAGATATTTATTAAAACCGATACAAAAAGAACAGCTCTTTAAAACCTTTGACTTAATTTTAAAGAAAAGGAAAGAAAAGCTTTCAAAACTAATCACTCTTAATCAAGGACAGAGATTCTTTCAAATTCCATTTGCGGATATTATTTATTTTGAAACAGTAGATAGAAAATTACGTGCAGTTACAAGTCAGAAGGAATACATCATAGATAATAAAATTAATGAAGTAGACAAGTTCGTGGCTGACAAGGGATTTTTTAGAATTCATAAATCTTACCTGATTAATTTGGCGTATGTGAAGGAATATGATCAAGCAACTGTAACCATGCAAAATGGAGATGTGGTGTATATGAGTCGTCTAAGGATTAAAGCTTTCAAAGAAAGCTTTCGTCTCTATTTAAAGGAGGCACACCGACTTGGATAA
- a CDS encoding glycoside hydrolase family 9 protein: MIGFKKKSKQIVTSALAVGLTLGTMAFNGVEVKAATNFNYGDAFQKALMFYEFQKSGDLPDNQRNNWRGDSGLKDGADVGLDLTGGWYDAGDHVKFNLPMSYTSTMLAWSYIEDKDVYKDSGQDKYMLDEIKWANDYFIKCHPSANEYYYQVGNGGYDHAFWGSAEIMQMERPAYKLDMNNPGSAVSGGTAASLAAASIVFKDIDPAYAATCLKHAKELLSFAEATKSDAGYMKQASGYYSSFSGYNDEISWASMWLYIATNDASYLQKAKDYSSGWEKVPQTDQIAYSWAHSWDDVHIGTSLLLAQYGKDDKFKKVIENHLDYWTTGLNGERVPYTPKGLAWRDSWGSLRYATTTAFLASIYADWEDADANRAQTYQNFAKSQADYALGSTGRSFVVGFGVNPPTKPHHRTAHGAWENNLSGQPYEPRHVLIGALVGGPDKNDKYTDVISDYVSNEVACDYNAGFVGLMAKMYEDYGGTINPNLNAIEKVGEEIFLEAGINAQDKQNAINFVEIKAVVYNRSAWPARVTDKLAYRYFVDISDVLAAGYKASDMKISANYNQSGAKISSLQPWDAQNGIYYVEIDLTGAKIYPGGQSEHKSELQFRIAAPGKWDYTKSPSFVDIASSSSNSLAKANHFALYDNGKLVFGQEPSGATKVYAPTTSIASPVAGTIFKDVTEANPVVIKANAEVQESTISKVEFFVDGTKIGESTKAPYEMNFVPSDYSTVVGTTKDYSLTVKATAANGKSTTSEAVKVSVVLPVLAAPIVAVTAPIDGTSIDMSKGITAITMNATAEIEKSTIQKVVFYVNGKVVGESKVAPYAASYLPTGSASKLGELSEYIITAEAIAANGTKTISKPVNVSVQLPVIAAPEVEIVSPANEETFAEVTKQIEVSVAADVLEDDIKLVEFYADGKKFAESTSAVDGVYTATYVAEGTVTEMGQLTPISFTAKATSTKGKTTTSTAVKVYVQLEVVEVPVVDFVLEVGNTGNGQASTNTLTNNFKLVHKSGNDIDLSKLEIRYYYTADGSEGQTVWCDNAAAQMNKAPWYSPYTSKVSGKVIKMDATKAGADCYIQITINASEMISAGTTLEIATRTAKSNWSNYDQTNDYSYGNAGKVCVYYDGNLVAGVEP; encoded by the coding sequence ATGATAGGATTTAAGAAAAAGTCAAAGCAAATAGTTACTTCCGCATTAGCTGTAGGTTTAACATTAGGTACTATGGCTTTTAATGGTGTAGAAGTAAAAGCAGCTACAAACTTTAATTATGGCGATGCCTTTCAAAAAGCATTAATGTTTTATGAATTCCAAAAATCCGGAGATTTACCTGATAATCAGAGAAATAACTGGAGAGGAGATTCTGGCTTAAAAGATGGTGCAGATGTAGGATTGGATTTAACAGGTGGTTGGTATGATGCTGGTGATCATGTTAAGTTCAACTTGCCAATGTCATATACTTCTACTATGCTAGCGTGGTCTTATATAGAAGATAAAGATGTTTATAAAGATAGCGGACAAGATAAATATATGCTTGATGAAATCAAATGGGCTAATGATTACTTTATTAAGTGTCATCCATCTGCTAATGAATACTACTATCAAGTGGGGAATGGTGGATATGACCATGCTTTCTGGGGATCTGCAGAAATTATGCAGATGGAAAGGCCAGCATATAAATTAGATATGAATAATCCAGGTTCAGCAGTATCAGGAGGAACAGCGGCTTCATTAGCAGCAGCTTCTATTGTATTTAAAGATATTGATCCTGCTTACGCAGCAACTTGTTTAAAACATGCAAAAGAGCTTTTAAGCTTTGCAGAAGCTACAAAAAGTGACGCAGGTTATATGAAGCAAGCTAGTGGTTATTACTCCTCATTTAGTGGCTATAATGATGAGATATCTTGGGCAAGCATGTGGCTTTATATAGCAACTAATGATGCAAGTTATTTACAAAAAGCTAAAGATTACTCTTCTGGTTGGGAAAAAGTACCACAAACTGATCAGATTGCTTATTCATGGGCACACTCATGGGATGATGTACATATTGGTACTTCACTTTTGTTAGCTCAGTATGGTAAAGATGATAAATTTAAAAAAGTTATTGAAAATCACTTAGACTACTGGACAACAGGTCTTAATGGAGAACGTGTACCTTATACACCAAAAGGGCTTGCTTGGAGAGACTCATGGGGCTCATTAAGATATGCTACTACAACAGCATTTTTAGCTAGTATATATGCAGACTGGGAAGATGCTGATGCAAACAGAGCACAAACCTATCAAAACTTCGCTAAGTCTCAAGCAGATTATGCTCTTGGTAGCACAGGACGTAGTTTTGTAGTTGGTTTTGGAGTAAATCCACCTACTAAACCACATCATAGAACAGCTCATGGTGCATGGGAAAATAATTTATCAGGACAACCATATGAGCCAAGACATGTACTTATTGGCGCTTTAGTAGGAGGACCAGATAAGAATGATAAATATACAGATGTAATTTCAGACTATGTATCAAATGAAGTGGCATGTGATTACAATGCTGGATTTGTAGGTTTAATGGCAAAAATGTATGAAGACTACGGCGGAACTATCAATCCAAATCTAAATGCTATAGAGAAAGTTGGGGAAGAAATATTCCTTGAAGCAGGTATTAATGCACAAGACAAACAAAATGCAATTAATTTCGTAGAAATTAAAGCAGTTGTTTATAACAGAAGTGCTTGGCCTGCAAGAGTAACGGATAAGCTTGCTTATAGATATTTCGTGGATATTAGTGATGTATTAGCTGCAGGTTATAAAGCAAGTGATATGAAGATTTCAGCTAATTACAATCAAAGTGGTGCTAAAATATCTAGCTTACAACCTTGGGATGCACAAAACGGCATTTATTATGTAGAAATTGACCTAACTGGTGCTAAAATTTATCCAGGTGGTCAAAGTGAACATAAGAGCGAATTACAATTTAGAATTGCAGCCCCAGGAAAATGGGATTACACAAAGAGCCCATCATTTGTGGATATAGCAAGTTCAAGTTCAAATAGCTTAGCAAAAGCAAATCATTTTGCATTATATGATAATGGTAAATTAGTATTTGGTCAGGAACCTTCAGGGGCTACAAAGGTTTATGCACCAACGACAAGTATTGCATCACCAGTAGCAGGAACTATCTTTAAAGATGTAACAGAAGCAAATCCAGTTGTTATTAAAGCAAATGCAGAGGTACAAGAAAGTACTATTTCAAAAGTAGAATTTTTTGTAGACGGTACTAAGATTGGAGAAAGCACAAAGGCGCCTTATGAAATGAATTTTGTACCAAGTGACTACAGTACAGTTGTAGGTACTACAAAGGATTATAGCTTGACTGTTAAAGCAACGGCAGCTAATGGCAAATCTACTACTTCTGAAGCTGTTAAAGTATCTGTTGTTTTACCAGTACTAGCAGCACCAATAGTAGCTGTTACCGCTCCTATTGATGGAACAAGCATAGATATGAGTAAGGGCATTACAGCCATTACTATGAATGCTACAGCTGAAATAGAGAAGTCTACTATTCAAAAAGTAGTATTTTATGTAAATGGCAAGGTAGTAGGTGAAAGTAAAGTGGCACCATATGCAGCATCTTATTTACCAACTGGCTCAGCTAGTAAGTTAGGTGAATTAAGCGAGTATATTATAACAGCTGAAGCAATTGCAGCGAATGGTACCAAAACAATATCTAAACCTGTTAATGTATCTGTACAACTTCCTGTCATAGCAGCACCAGAGGTAGAAATTGTTTCACCTGCTAATGAAGAAACTTTTGCAGAGGTAACAAAGCAAATAGAAGTAAGTGTTGCTGCGGATGTATTAGAAGACGATATTAAGTTAGTTGAATTCTATGCAGATGGCAAAAAATTCGCTGAAAGCACTAGCGCAGTAGATGGCGTATACACAGCTACTTATGTAGCAGAAGGTACAGTTACAGAAATGGGTCAATTAACACCTATTAGCTTTACAGCTAAAGCAACATCTACAAAAGGAAAAACAACTACATCAACTGCTGTTAAAGTATATGTACAGCTTGAAGTAGTAGAAGTACCAGTAGTTGACTTTGTATTAGAGGTTGGCAATACAGGCAATGGTCAAGCATCTACTAACACACTTACAAATAACTTTAAGTTAGTACATAAGAGTGGTAATGATATTGATTTATCTAAATTAGAAATCCGTTACTACTATACTGCTGATGGTAGTGAGGGACAAACGGTATGGTGTGATAATGCAGCAGCACAAATGAATAAAGCACCATGGTATAGTCCTTACACAAGTAAAGTAAGTGGAAAAGTTATCAAAATGGATGCTACTAAAGCAGGAGCAGACTGTTATATTCAAATAACGATCAATGCATCAGAAATGATTTCAGCAGGTACTACTTTAGAAATTGCTACTAGAACAGCAAAATCTAACTGGAGTAATTATGATCAAACTAATGACTATTCTTACGGAAATGCTGGCAAGGTTTGCGTTTACTATGATGGTAATTTAGTTGCTGGTGTAGAACCATAG